The sequence CCGCTACCACTCATTTTCCAAAAACTAACACCGTTCATAGGGTACCTCTGCGTTTTTTTTATAATATTTCACTTTTTTAACTTTATCAATAGAAAGATTTTTTATTTTTGTTGTTGAATAAAACAAATCCTTTGACAATTTTGAATATTTGAATATATATAAAACAATAAAAACAGGAGTGTATTAATGGGGAAAGTGATTAAGTTTTTGCTGGGTGTGTTTGTTTTGCTGTATGTTGTTGGGTGTAATCAATTTGGGGATACGGATGTGTCCGGATTGCCTGAATTAAAGGATGTGGGTGTTTCAGAATATGAACAGATTTTAAAAGAACATAAGGGTAAGGTCATACTGGTGAACTTTTTTGCCTCATGGTGTCCACCTTGTAAGGCTGAAACTCCTGATTTTGTTGCTACCTATGAGAAGCTGAAGGATAAAAATTTTGTTATAATAGGTTTTTCCATCGATGATGATATTAACAAGGCGAGGAGATTTGTAGCTGATTATAAAATAACTTACCCTGTATATCACGCAAAAAGGGAACTTGAGCAG comes from Calditerrivibrio sp. and encodes:
- a CDS encoding TlpA family protein disulfide reductase yields the protein MGKVIKFLLGVFVLLYVVGCNQFGDTDVSGLPELKDVGVSEYEQILKEHKGKVILVNFFASWCPPCKAETPDFVATYEKLKDKNFVIIGFSIDDDINKARRFVADYKITYPVYHAKRELEQKMGVSSIPTNIFYTKDGALYQAMVGAISAEMLMKMYESLK